One genomic window of Lytechinus variegatus isolate NC3 chromosome 1, Lvar_3.0, whole genome shotgun sequence includes the following:
- the LOC121406892 gene encoding crystallin J1A-like isoform X1 translates to MTETMSNTKERSAAAVIGCLCGDAAAQPIHWIYNLGKLQAILSALEYPEFRFPSANPYYRIDTGKNTCYGDQVMALLESLVRCKGLDVKDYATTQYCYFGPESKYENKLNAAFVIKSGVQKNFPIHGPWRDKVLKDFLVKYATKEEETGSNDMTDMHAVIQVVPIVSLYAGQPEMLEKVEEAVSVTMTADEAIVHSLVAARILEYFILNGSNGNVLDDVIKELRDPNRTCPHSLDKAVIGFLEKVKRNLTVPHFNAATKVFKNN, encoded by the exons ATGACTGAAACCATGTCTAATACTAAGGAGAGGTCAGCAGCTGCTGTGATAGGGTGCCTTTGTGGCGATGCCGCAG CTCAACCTATTCATTGGATATACAACCTCGGCAAATTGCAGGCCATTCTGTCGGCTCTTGAATATCCAGAATTTCGCTTCCCCTCGGCGAATCCCTACTACCGCATCGACACTGGCAAGAATACATGTTATGGAGATCAGGTCATGGCTCTTCTTGAATCGCTCGTGAGATGTAAAG GTCTTGACGTAAAAGATTATGCTACGACTCAGTATTGCTACTTTGGTCCCGAATCcaagtatgaaaataaactgaatGCAGCGTTTGTGATCAAATCGGGCGTCCAGAAAAACTTTCCCATCCACGGACCATGGAGAGACAAAGTCCTCAAAGATTTCCTTGTCAAATATGCAACAAAGGAGGAGGAAACAGGTAG CAATGATATGACTGATATGCATGCTGTCATCCAGGTCGTTCCCATCGTTTCTCTCTATGCTGGCCAGCCAGAGATGCTAGAGAAGGTGGAAGAAGCAGTCTCCGTTACCATGACAGCGGATGAAGCCATTGTTCACAGCCTGGTAGCCGCTAG GATTCTGGAATACTTCATCTTGAACGGAAGCAATGGCAATGTCCTAGATGATGTCATCAAGGAGCTTAGAGATCCCAACAGGACATGTCCACATTCTTTAGACAAGGCCGTCATAGGATTCTTGGAGAAGGTCAAGAGGAACCTTACTGTTCCGCACTTCAATGCAGCCACCAAAGTCTTCAAAAATAACTGA
- the LOC121406858 gene encoding ankyrin repeat and LEM domain-containing protein 2-like isoform X2 — protein MDALLEELSSLSDADLCQELKSAGLPFGGISKSTRKFFVKRLATHKLKEQGSGNDEPQTRLDKVEGQEKPCALEDSKKEAHAKTGPTSEKKKNCDPVTNGDTSSKGAVGDEVVAGNQSTSFVKGEIIYVVCIPVQDGNVQNGDSSVGSVTTKFSQNKKEVLKLLKENTEARFKQFKTLDEAQTFARSQANLTTPKKANISNSSEPASSDRPNSYRTPKPQQLNALRFAIEKKDKEKFRSLVWGNPRLLVTSVDTPTTLHEGCKYNALHVAAMKNLPDMMELILETISDPEIPRMLYPGESEDARTDRWGFLTHLYLNSLEKGNGETPLHFASKFGFVDCVSLLLGHPKCNKQMANKYGQTASEIICNRYRNSDKEKVKAAIAELLDDHFYVPMWRTEDNSSPAVIGEPWSPDVPNSQSALLSEQPKGSPIDSNISLRALAGPMSPSEAVDFQKEWKTPPSSSKKKAVAVRRGDSEKGLERLGRELAHTRKVPWMEYWTFLDDFVDFSKTEGLEILEDYLANRYRELKETSSVKKSSITKDPSAVMKNLVTEFVSSTSNQVGTSTSTPDMDGMDAVKSKTGEERISNMELNKSEQDNQFTCDQTNNSTNSARESNVQSIACELEEMSLSSKEKSDRNFGEKRADDCEGALRNSPRLNAGGDSCTVSFVQSPQDPSSDTVPAMSEQPSETEPSSHAALGRVSSAGEFKETLDRTTHPVVSPNCKPIKNSTESRASGELTEHTSPVSTVCPSPCPESIGSSYLRTPERTSMAGQMTKLLFSPVQMITNMMSRLSLGSVKRQIVSEESDVDTGVSDESENFVDQDRKEGKGLSNNAACDSQNILETPLNHEQNQIASLGPQIYDGVNENTKKSDILHPIASVEHSSTPCTTTSLEGNGMATHQQEVSESDHDPHHEENASPDRTGDATANGVSCFQTPENQKILSSSPSPTSGSPECRVLFINGDVPTKIDQHVLRAIENVDIDDRFPFVKRWRQAVEQVPEETRQRWRTPAHSRYGSPFRSGTPPPHHRHHAHSPLTGGRSPVLQRLHCWSEPISRGAGSRTNQAGDHRGTFGRGLSPTSAGLDKTPKQNLMVSAYMQ, from the exons ATGGATGCCCTCCTTGAGGAACTCAGCTCTCTCTCCGATGCCGATCTGTGCCAAGAACTGAAATCAGCCGGACTTCCCTTCGGAGGCATCTCAAAGTCCACCCGGAAGTTCTTTGTGAAGAGACTTGCTACCCACAAGCTCAAAGAACAAGGCTCTGGAAATGATGAACCCCAAACAAGATTAGACAAGGTCGAAGGACAGGAGAAACCATGTGCCTTGGAAGATAGCAAGAAGGAGGCCCATGCAAAGACTGGACCAACAtcagagaagaaaaagaattgtGACCCAGTAACAAATGGTGATACAAGTAGCAAGGGAGCAGTTGGTGATGAAGTTGTGGCTGGGAATCAGTCTACATCATTTGTTAAAGGCGAAATTATCTACGTGGTTTGTATTCCTGTACAAGATGGGAATGTTCAGAATGGGGACTCAAGCGTTGGTTCAG TCACCACAAAGTTTTCCCAGAACAAGAAAGAGGTGCTGAAGCTATTGAAAGAAAATACTGAGGCAAGATTCAAGCAATTTAAGACTTTGGATGAAGCCCAAACATTTGCCAGATCACAGGCCAATCTCACTACTCCCAAGAAAGCAAATATTTCCAACAGCTCAGAG CCAGCTTCAAGTGACCGACCTAACAGTTACCGTACCCCCAAGCCTCAACAGCTCAATGCACTTAGGTTTGCGATTGAGAAGAAGGACAAAGAGAAGTTCAGGTCCCTTGTCTGGGGAAACCCTAGACTTCTCGTGACATCAGTAGACACCCCAACAACTCTTCAT GAGGGCTGTAAGTACAATGCCTTACACGTAGCCGCCATGAAGAACCTTCCAGATATGATGGAACTGATCTTGGAGACCATCAGTGACCCTGAGATCCCTAGGATGCTGTATCCTGGGGAATCGGAGGATGCCAGGACAGATCGATGGGGGTTCCTCACACACCTTTACCTTAACTCACTGGAAAAAGGG AACGGTGAAACCCCACTCCATTTTGCCAGCAAGTTTGGTTTTGTTGACTGTGTCTCTCTCTTACTTGGCCATCCAAAGTGTAACAAGCAGATGGCCAATAAGTATGGACAAACCGCCAGTGAG atTATCTGCAACCGATACAGGAACAGTGATAAAGAAAAAGTGAAAGCAGCCATTGCAGAGCTATTGGACG ATCACTTCTACGTGCCTATGTGGAGAACAGAAGACAATTCATCGCCAGCTGTGATTGGTGAACCCTGGTCACCTGACGTTCCTAACAGCCAATCGGCTCTCTTGTCTGAGCAGCCCAAGGGTAGTCCAATAGACAGTAACATATCACTGCGAGCGCTGGCTGGACCCATGTCACCGTCGGAG GCTGTGGACTTccagaaagaatggaaaacacCACCATCTTCCAGTAAAAAGAAAGCTGTTGCCGTCAGAAGAGGAGACAGTGAAAAAGGATTGGAACGATTAGGAAG GGAGCTTGCACATACTAGGAAGGTACCCTGGATGGAATACTGGACTTTCCTTGATGACTTTGTGGACTTCTCAAAGACCGAGGGTCTTGAAATCCTTGAAGACTACCTTGCAAACAGATACCGTGAACTGAAAG AGACGTCATCTGTGAAGAAAAGCAGTATCACCAAGGACCCTTCTGCTGTTATGAAGAACTTGGTGACTGAGTTTGTCTCCAGTACCTCCAATCAAGTAGGAACCAGCACTAGCACTCCCGATATGGATGGTATGGATGCTGTAAAGAGCAAAACAGGGGAGGAAAGAATCAGCAATATGGAACTGAATAAAAGTGAGCAAGATAACCAATTTACTTGTGACCAAACAAATAATTCTACAAATTCTGCTAGGGAAAGCAACGTGCAAAGCATTGCCTGTGAACTTGAGGAAATGTCATTGAGCTCGAAAGAGAAATCAGATAGGAACTTTGGAGAGAAAAGAGCGGACGATTGTGAGGGGGCTCTTAGAAATTCTCCGAGGTTGAATGCTGGCGGCGATTCCTGTACTGTTTCTTTTGTACAATCACCACAGGACCCTTCTTCAGATACTGTACCGGCAATGAGTGAACAGCCATCAGAGACAGAACCCTCATCTCATGCTGCTTTAGGAAGGGTCAGTAGTGCTGGAGAGTTCAAAGAAACATTAGACCGGACTACTCATCCTGTAGTTAGTCCAAATTGTAAACCTATCAAGAACTCAACGGAATCTAGAGCCAGTGGTGAACTTACAGAACACACTTCTCCTGTGAGCACAGTTTGTCCAAGTCCTTGCCCAGAATCAATTGGAAGTTCATATTTAAGGACTCCTGAAAGGACATCAATGGCAGGACAGATGACCAAGCTCCTGTTTAGTCCTGTCCAGATGATAACAAATATGATGTCACGACTTAGCCTAGGATCTGTGAAAAGACAGATAGTCAGTGAGGAGAGTGATGTTGACACTGGTGTGTCTGATGAATCTGAAAACTTTGTGGACCAGGACAGAAAAGAGGGAAAGGGTCTGTCAAACAATGCTGCCTGTGAttcacaaaatattcttgaaaccCCTTTAAATCATGAACAGAATCAAATAGCCTCTCTCGGACCACAAATTTATGATGGTGTTAATGAGAACACAAAGAAGTCAGACATTTTGCATCCCATTGCCTCAGTAGAGCACAGTTCAACACCTTGTACAACTACAAGCCTTGAAGGAAATGGCATGGCCACTCATCAACAAGAAGTGTCTGAATCTGATCATGACCCACATCATGAAGAGAATGCCAGCCCAGACAGAACAGGGGATGCGACTGCTAATGGTGTTTCTTGCTTTCAAACACCAGAAAACCAGAAGATTTTATCAAGCTCCCCATCACCAACGAGCGGTAGTCCAGAATGTAGAGTTCTCTTCATCAATGg tgATGTTCCAACTAAAATAGACCAACACGTTCTTCGGGCCATTGAGAATGTAGACATTGATGACAGGTTTCCCTTTGTGAAAAGATGGAGACAAGCAGTGGAGCAGGTACCCGAAGAAACAAGGCAAAG
- the LOC121406858 gene encoding ankyrin repeat and LEM domain-containing protein 2-like isoform X1: protein MDALLEELSSLSDADLCQELKSAGLPFGGISKSTRKFFVKRLATHKLKEQGSGNDEPQTRLDKVEGQEKPCALEDSKKEAHAKTGPTSEKKKNCDPVTNGDTSSKGAVGDEVVAGNQSTSFVKGEIIYVVCIPVQDGNVQNGDSSVGSVTTKFSQNKKEVLKLLKENTEARFKQFKTLDEAQTFARSQANLTTPKKANISNSSEQPASSDRPNSYRTPKPQQLNALRFAIEKKDKEKFRSLVWGNPRLLVTSVDTPTTLHEGCKYNALHVAAMKNLPDMMELILETISDPEIPRMLYPGESEDARTDRWGFLTHLYLNSLEKGNGETPLHFASKFGFVDCVSLLLGHPKCNKQMANKYGQTASEIICNRYRNSDKEKVKAAIAELLDDHFYVPMWRTEDNSSPAVIGEPWSPDVPNSQSALLSEQPKGSPIDSNISLRALAGPMSPSEAVDFQKEWKTPPSSSKKKAVAVRRGDSEKGLERLGRELAHTRKVPWMEYWTFLDDFVDFSKTEGLEILEDYLANRYRELKETSSVKKSSITKDPSAVMKNLVTEFVSSTSNQVGTSTSTPDMDGMDAVKSKTGEERISNMELNKSEQDNQFTCDQTNNSTNSARESNVQSIACELEEMSLSSKEKSDRNFGEKRADDCEGALRNSPRLNAGGDSCTVSFVQSPQDPSSDTVPAMSEQPSETEPSSHAALGRVSSAGEFKETLDRTTHPVVSPNCKPIKNSTESRASGELTEHTSPVSTVCPSPCPESIGSSYLRTPERTSMAGQMTKLLFSPVQMITNMMSRLSLGSVKRQIVSEESDVDTGVSDESENFVDQDRKEGKGLSNNAACDSQNILETPLNHEQNQIASLGPQIYDGVNENTKKSDILHPIASVEHSSTPCTTTSLEGNGMATHQQEVSESDHDPHHEENASPDRTGDATANGVSCFQTPENQKILSSSPSPTSGSPECRVLFINGDVPTKIDQHVLRAIENVDIDDRFPFVKRWRQAVEQVPEETRQRWRTPAHSRYGSPFRSGTPPPHHRHHAHSPLTGGRSPVLQRLHCWSEPISRGAGSRTNQAGDHRGTFGRGLSPTSAGLDKTPKQNLMVSAYMQ from the exons ATGGATGCCCTCCTTGAGGAACTCAGCTCTCTCTCCGATGCCGATCTGTGCCAAGAACTGAAATCAGCCGGACTTCCCTTCGGAGGCATCTCAAAGTCCACCCGGAAGTTCTTTGTGAAGAGACTTGCTACCCACAAGCTCAAAGAACAAGGCTCTGGAAATGATGAACCCCAAACAAGATTAGACAAGGTCGAAGGACAGGAGAAACCATGTGCCTTGGAAGATAGCAAGAAGGAGGCCCATGCAAAGACTGGACCAACAtcagagaagaaaaagaattgtGACCCAGTAACAAATGGTGATACAAGTAGCAAGGGAGCAGTTGGTGATGAAGTTGTGGCTGGGAATCAGTCTACATCATTTGTTAAAGGCGAAATTATCTACGTGGTTTGTATTCCTGTACAAGATGGGAATGTTCAGAATGGGGACTCAAGCGTTGGTTCAG TCACCACAAAGTTTTCCCAGAACAAGAAAGAGGTGCTGAAGCTATTGAAAGAAAATACTGAGGCAAGATTCAAGCAATTTAAGACTTTGGATGAAGCCCAAACATTTGCCAGATCACAGGCCAATCTCACTACTCCCAAGAAAGCAAATATTTCCAACAGCTCAGAG CAGCCAGCTTCAAGTGACCGACCTAACAGTTACCGTACCCCCAAGCCTCAACAGCTCAATGCACTTAGGTTTGCGATTGAGAAGAAGGACAAAGAGAAGTTCAGGTCCCTTGTCTGGGGAAACCCTAGACTTCTCGTGACATCAGTAGACACCCCAACAACTCTTCAT GAGGGCTGTAAGTACAATGCCTTACACGTAGCCGCCATGAAGAACCTTCCAGATATGATGGAACTGATCTTGGAGACCATCAGTGACCCTGAGATCCCTAGGATGCTGTATCCTGGGGAATCGGAGGATGCCAGGACAGATCGATGGGGGTTCCTCACACACCTTTACCTTAACTCACTGGAAAAAGGG AACGGTGAAACCCCACTCCATTTTGCCAGCAAGTTTGGTTTTGTTGACTGTGTCTCTCTCTTACTTGGCCATCCAAAGTGTAACAAGCAGATGGCCAATAAGTATGGACAAACCGCCAGTGAG atTATCTGCAACCGATACAGGAACAGTGATAAAGAAAAAGTGAAAGCAGCCATTGCAGAGCTATTGGACG ATCACTTCTACGTGCCTATGTGGAGAACAGAAGACAATTCATCGCCAGCTGTGATTGGTGAACCCTGGTCACCTGACGTTCCTAACAGCCAATCGGCTCTCTTGTCTGAGCAGCCCAAGGGTAGTCCAATAGACAGTAACATATCACTGCGAGCGCTGGCTGGACCCATGTCACCGTCGGAG GCTGTGGACTTccagaaagaatggaaaacacCACCATCTTCCAGTAAAAAGAAAGCTGTTGCCGTCAGAAGAGGAGACAGTGAAAAAGGATTGGAACGATTAGGAAG GGAGCTTGCACATACTAGGAAGGTACCCTGGATGGAATACTGGACTTTCCTTGATGACTTTGTGGACTTCTCAAAGACCGAGGGTCTTGAAATCCTTGAAGACTACCTTGCAAACAGATACCGTGAACTGAAAG AGACGTCATCTGTGAAGAAAAGCAGTATCACCAAGGACCCTTCTGCTGTTATGAAGAACTTGGTGACTGAGTTTGTCTCCAGTACCTCCAATCAAGTAGGAACCAGCACTAGCACTCCCGATATGGATGGTATGGATGCTGTAAAGAGCAAAACAGGGGAGGAAAGAATCAGCAATATGGAACTGAATAAAAGTGAGCAAGATAACCAATTTACTTGTGACCAAACAAATAATTCTACAAATTCTGCTAGGGAAAGCAACGTGCAAAGCATTGCCTGTGAACTTGAGGAAATGTCATTGAGCTCGAAAGAGAAATCAGATAGGAACTTTGGAGAGAAAAGAGCGGACGATTGTGAGGGGGCTCTTAGAAATTCTCCGAGGTTGAATGCTGGCGGCGATTCCTGTACTGTTTCTTTTGTACAATCACCACAGGACCCTTCTTCAGATACTGTACCGGCAATGAGTGAACAGCCATCAGAGACAGAACCCTCATCTCATGCTGCTTTAGGAAGGGTCAGTAGTGCTGGAGAGTTCAAAGAAACATTAGACCGGACTACTCATCCTGTAGTTAGTCCAAATTGTAAACCTATCAAGAACTCAACGGAATCTAGAGCCAGTGGTGAACTTACAGAACACACTTCTCCTGTGAGCACAGTTTGTCCAAGTCCTTGCCCAGAATCAATTGGAAGTTCATATTTAAGGACTCCTGAAAGGACATCAATGGCAGGACAGATGACCAAGCTCCTGTTTAGTCCTGTCCAGATGATAACAAATATGATGTCACGACTTAGCCTAGGATCTGTGAAAAGACAGATAGTCAGTGAGGAGAGTGATGTTGACACTGGTGTGTCTGATGAATCTGAAAACTTTGTGGACCAGGACAGAAAAGAGGGAAAGGGTCTGTCAAACAATGCTGCCTGTGAttcacaaaatattcttgaaaccCCTTTAAATCATGAACAGAATCAAATAGCCTCTCTCGGACCACAAATTTATGATGGTGTTAATGAGAACACAAAGAAGTCAGACATTTTGCATCCCATTGCCTCAGTAGAGCACAGTTCAACACCTTGTACAACTACAAGCCTTGAAGGAAATGGCATGGCCACTCATCAACAAGAAGTGTCTGAATCTGATCATGACCCACATCATGAAGAGAATGCCAGCCCAGACAGAACAGGGGATGCGACTGCTAATGGTGTTTCTTGCTTTCAAACACCAGAAAACCAGAAGATTTTATCAAGCTCCCCATCACCAACGAGCGGTAGTCCAGAATGTAGAGTTCTCTTCATCAATGg tgATGTTCCAACTAAAATAGACCAACACGTTCTTCGGGCCATTGAGAATGTAGACATTGATGACAGGTTTCCCTTTGTGAAAAGATGGAGACAAGCAGTGGAGCAGGTACCCGAAGAAACAAGGCAAAG
- the LOC121406892 gene encoding crystallin J1A-like isoform X2: MTETMSNTKERSAAAVIGCLCGDAAAQPIHWIYNLGKLQAILSALEYPEFRFPSANPYYRIDTGKNTCYGDQVMALLESLVRCKGLDVKDYATTQYCYFGPESKYENKLNAAFVIKSGVQKNFPIHGPWRDKVLKDFLVKYATKEEETGSNDMTDMHAVIQVVPIVSLYAGQPEMLEKVEEAVSVTMTADEAIVHSLVAARILEYFILNGSNGNVLDDVIKELRDPNRTCPHSLDKAVIGFLEKVKRNLTVPHFNAATKVFKNN; the protein is encoded by the exons ATGACTGAAACCATGTCTAATACTAAGGAGAGGTCAGCAGCTGCTGTGATAGGGTGCCTTTGTGGCGATGCCGCAG CTCAACCTATTCATTGGATATACAACCTCGGCAAATTGCAGGCCATTCTGTCGGCTCTTGAATATCCAGAATTTCGCTTCCCCTCGGCGAATCCCTACTACCGCATCGACACTGGCAAGAATACATGTTATGGAGATCAGGTCATGGCTCTTCTTGAATCGCTCGTGAGATGTAAAG GTCTTGACGTAAAAGATTATGCTACGACTCAGTATTGCTACTTTGGTCCCGAATCcaagtatgaaaataaactgaatGCAGCGTTTGTGATCAAATCGGGCGTCCAGAAAAACTTTCCCATCCACGGACCATGGAGAGACAAAGTCCTCAAAGATTTCCTTGTCAAATATGCAACAAAGGAGGAGGAAACAG GGAGCAATGATATGACTGATATGCATGCTGTCATCCAGGTCGTTCCCATCGTTTCTCTCTATGCTGGCCAGCCAGAGATGCTAGAGAAGGTGGAAGAAGCAGTCTCCGTTACCATGACAGCGGATGAAGCCATTGTTCACAGCCTGGTAGCCGCTAG GATTCTGGAATACTTCATCTTGAACGGAAGCAATGGCAATGTCCTAGATGATGTCATCAAGGAGCTTAGAGATCCCAACAGGACATGTCCACATTCTTTAGACAAGGCCGTCATAGGATTCTTGGAGAAGGTCAAGAGGAACCTTACTGTTCCGCACTTCAATGCAGCCACCAAAGTCTTCAAAAATAACTGA